CGAGACGAACTCGCGGGCGAGCGTCGTGAGGTCGTCCATGCGGGCCCTCCGTCGGCGGGTCAACTAAAGCCCACGGCGCGGCGCGAGTTCCTCCGGCGTGGCAACCGGTTCCTGTGAGCCTCCCCGCCCGCCTCCGGCGATCCCATCCCCGCCGTCCCCGCAGCCTTTTACGCGCACGCGACCAACCGGCGGGTAATGAACGTCGTGCCGGACACGAGCGTGGTCATCGACGGCCGCGTCTCCGCGGCGATCGATGACGGGCAGTACGAGGGAGCGACGGTGTCGGTCCCCGAGGCGGTCGTCGCCGAACTCGAGGCACAGGCCAACGACGGCATCGACACCGGCTGGGAGGGTCTCGAGGAACTCCAGCGGCTGGCCGACCTCGCCGAGGAGGGGGTCGTCGAACTGGAGTACGTCGGTTCCCGCCCGAGCGCCATCGAGCGCGGGCACGCCTCCGAGGGCGAGGTGGACGCGCTCATCCGCGACCTCGCCGAGGACCTCGACGCCACCTTCGTCACCAGCGACGTCGTTCAGGCGGAGGTCGCGAGAGCCAAGGGGCTCGACGTGGACTACATCTCGCCCGAACGCCGCCGGGTGGGCGAACTCGCGATCGAGGACTTCTTCGACGACGAGACGATGAGCGTCCACCTCAAGACCGACGCGGTGCCGATGGCCAAACGCGGCGCGCTGGGCGCGATGCGCTACGAACCGATCGACGACGAGCCGATGGCCGAGGCGACCGTCGACGAGTACGCCCGCGAAATCGTCGACGGCGCCCGGGAGGCCTCCGGCGGCTTCATCGAACTCTCGGAGCCGGGGATGAAGATCGTCCAGTTTCGCGACTACCGGATCGCCATCGCCCGGCCGCCCTTCTCCGACGGCATCGAGATCACCGCCGTCAGGCCGATCGCCCAGACCGACATCGAGGACTACGACCACGCCGACGAGTTGAAAGAGCGCCTGCTGGAGCGCCAGCGCGGCGTCCTCATTTCGGGCTCCCCGGGGGCCGGGAAGTCGACGTTCGCCCAGTCGGTCGCCCGCTACCTCTCCGAACACGACTACGCCGTCAAGACGATGGAGAAACCCCGCGACCTGCAGGTCGGCCCGGAGATCACCCAGTACACCGAACTCGGCGGCCGGATGGAGAAGACCGCCGACGCCCTGCTGATGGTCCGGCCGGACTACACCATCTACGACGAGGTCCGCAAGACCGACGACTTCGAGGTGTTCGCGGACATGCGACTGGCGGGCGTCGGCATGATCGGCGTCGTCCACGCCACCCGGCCGATCGACGCCCTCCAGCGGCTGGTCGGTCGCGTCGAACTCGGGATGATCCCCCAGGTGGTAGACACCGTCGTCTTCATCGAGGCCGGCGAGGTCGACACCGTCTACGACGTACACACCGAAGTCAAGGTGCCCGCGGGGCTCACCGAGGAGGACCTCGCTCGCCCGGTCATCCTCGTCACCGACTTCGAGACCGGCGAACCGGCCTACGAGATCTACACGTTCAACCGGCAGGTCGTCACCGTCCCGCTGACCGACGAGGACGGCGAGCGCGAGTCCGGCGTCGACCGCATCGCGAAAGGCGAGATCGAACGCGAGATCCGCTCGATCGCCCGCGGCTACGTCGACGTCCACCTGAAGGGCAAAGACCGCGCGGTCGTCTACGTCGAGGAGGACGACATCTCGAGCGTCATCGGCAAGGGCGGCGGCCGCATCCAGGACGTCGAGAACCGCCTCGGCATCGACATCGACGTCCGCACCCACGACGAGAACCCCCACTACGGGACCGGCGGCGGTTCGAACGCCGGCGGCGCGAGCGCGAGCGCCGGCGGGTCGGGCCAGATGGTCACCCCGGAGATCACCTCCCGGCACATCGTCATCCCGGTCGACGGCCACCACGGCGAGACCGTCGAGGTGCAGGCCGGCGACGACTACCTCTTCACGGCGACGGTGAGCCGCGGCGGGGAGATCCAGGTGTCGCGTGGCAGCGCGATCGCCGACGAGCTAGAGCAGGCGATCGACCGCAAACAGCCGATCACGGTCGTCTCGTCCTGAGCGGCCGCTCGCTCACTCCTCGCGGTAGAGTTCGGGGTTTCGCCACCAGAACAGCCCCCAGCCGAGCGTGAAGCCGACGATCATCGCGACGACGTCCCGGAGCAACTGGTTCAGGCCGGTGTCGAGGACGAGCGCGAGCGCGATCCCCGCGCCGAGCGCGGAGGCGACCACGACGAACAGCGCGTCGCCGACGATCCGTGCCCGCGAGTGCTCCCAGTAGGAGCGTCGATCCTCGTCGTACCAGACGCCGACGTAGACCAGCACCGGCGACATGAACGCGATCGTCGTCACGACCCGCCACTCCAGAGCGACGTCGAGAAGCCAGTTGATCGTCGACGACGCCGCCGCCGCGACGAGCAACCCGAGAAGTAGCCACGCCCAGCGTGGCAACGACTCCCTGTCCATGCGTCCAACTCGTTCGCGCCGGGAAAATAGCTTACCCCGGAGCCGTCACTCGGCGCAACAGGCGTCCTTGTTCGCGCCGGACTCCTCGACGCCGCTGCCGTCGGCCGCGACCGGGTCGTCGATTCGGTAGAGACTCTGCCGGGCGTCCGCGAAGTAGATGTTCTCGTCGACGACGCCGATCTCACCGAGGCGTTCGAGCGCGTATCGAACCGTCCGCGCCGACAGCATCGACTCCTCGACGATCTGCTTCTGGGTCAGCGGACCGTCGTACTCGAGTACCTTGAACACCAGTTTCGCACTCGGCGGCAGATCCGATATCTCCTCTCCGTCGGTCTCTTCCATGTTACGATTCGAAACCTGCAGCAGTATAAAAGTTGAGCCTTACTGGGATGGCCCGCCCCGACGCGGATCGGCCGGCGGCGCCGCCGGCCGAACGCGGCTCTTACCGGGCGTGAACGACGGATTACCGGTCCGGACAGCCGAGGTCGTCGTCGGGCCGGCCGTCGGGGGACGCCGGCGTCCCCTCCGGCGGGCGGTCGTCGTCTTCGGGCGGTTTCGCCTCGGTGTTCGTCTCCGGCCACGCGGTCTCCTTCCAGTTGCCCCGCTCTGCGTAGTAGTAGACGACGTCGTCGCTGACGACGGCGAACAGGTCCCGCTGGCGGTCGTGGACGACGCGCTCGCCGGTGTCGATGGCGACGTCGACGACGTCCTCTAAGGTGTCGAGGGCGACGTGGTGGTCGCCGATCCGCATCGGGATCGTCCCCCGGGAGATCCACTCGGCGTACCGGCGCTCGTGGACCGCCCGGCGGGCGGCCTCGGGGTCGGCCGGCGACCGGCGCGCGACGAACGCGGCGCCGGCCAGCGAGACCGCCGCCAGCGCCGCCAGCCCGCCGACGCGCAACGGACTCGGCGTCTCGGTCACCTCGACCTCGACCGTCTCGGGGTGGTCCTCGTCGTCCGCGAGCGACTCCTCGAGCCAGTAGGCGTCGGCGCCCACCCGCAACGGGCTGGTGGCCGTCAACGCGCCCTCGTTCGCCCCGGTGTCGTACGCGACGCGCAGCGCCAGCGAGACTTCGACCGTGCCGACCCCGCGAAGTTCGGACTCGACCTCGCGGGTCCGGTCGACGACCTCGCGGACGTCGAGGGCCGCCTCGGAGCGCGCGAGGCCGTCCTCGACGGGGGCCTCCTCCCGGAGGACGACGTCGCGGTCCTCCCAGAACGTCTCGCCGTCGCGGACCGCCTCGTACCGGACCGCCAGTTCGTGGGTGACCGCGGCGTCGTCGCTCGGGACCGCCGTCTCCGGCGTCAGCGTCAGCGTCGGCGTGGCGTTCGTCAGGTAGACCGAACTCTCCTCGAGGCTCTCCCCCGCCTCCCAGAGGCCGTCCTCGACGACGACGGCGCTCGTGTGGACCTCCGTCTCGACGGTTTCCGCGGTCCGCTCCTGGGTCGCGGTCGTCGTCTCCGGCGTGGCGACCACCCACCCCGCCGACGCCGCCGAGACCAGCCCCACCAGCGCCAGCGCGACGACGAGCGTCCGGCCGCGCTCCGCGATCAGCAATTCGAGGCGCGGACTGTCGATCACGGTCGGCTCACCCCCGACGATCGCCGCCGGTCGCCGGGTCCGTCGACGCCCGCGACCGTGCGGCCGACCCGCGTCCGATCCCCTCGGTCGGCTCGGTCGATCGAACCACTCACAGTACCACCCGTACCGGCCACGGGTATAACGATACTGGCCGACGCGGGGCGGCTACCGCCGGTTACGGAGCTTTCGCGCGATCCGGATCGAGAGGGGAACGTCCCCGCCGGGACGCCGGACGCGGAGGTCGCTGCTCCCGAAGAGGGCGACGACGACCGCCGCCGCGACGCCGACGATCACCGCGTCGACCGCCGCGATCGCGACGAACGGGTGGATCGCGTGGAGGCAGGCCAGAAGCCACGCCGGGAGCACCGCGAGGTAGCGGTACTCGCCGACGTGGCGGACGTACTCGCCGGGTTCCGCCGGCGCCGCGAGCGTAACGGTCGCCGCCGCCTCGTCGCGGATTCCCACGCGGAGCACCTCTGGCTCGACCGCGACGCCGTCGCTCTCGGGTTCGAGGACGGTCACGACCGGGAGGTAGCCGGCGTTGTCGATCGTCCGCGACAGTTCGCCCGTCTCCCCCGGGGGGACCACCTGCGGGTCGTCGGTCGGTTCCCCGGCGCCCACCAGCCCGTACTCGGTCGTCCCCGACGGCACGACCATCGCCGCCGTCGCGAACGTGACGAGCACGACGAGCACGAGCGCGAGCGTCGTCCGGAAGGCGAGGACGTTCTCGCGGCCCCGCGTCCGTCTCGTCTCGCGGCGGGCACCCGAGTCGAACAGCAACCCGAGGCCCAGCAGCGCGACGCCGAGGCCGATCAGCACCGCGCCGGCGTCGTCGCCCTCGAACGCCGCGGTCACCCCGACCGGGGCCGCGAGGGCGTCGGCCGCCGCTTCGAGCCCCTCGTGGGCCGCCATCACGGCCGTCCCGAGGTGCGGGATCGTCACTACCTCGCCGTTCGCTTGCAGGGCGACGGCGACGATCTGCCCCTCCGCGACGGCCGCCTCGCCGCCGTCCTGATCGGTGACGGGGTTCGCGTCGCCTTTCGTGACGTAGCCGCCGTCGGTCTCGCCGACGACGCGGTGGGTGGTCAGCCCGCCGTCGTGTAACGTCGCCGCGTCGAAGACGACCACGTCGCCCCCCTCGACCGGGCCGGCCAGCGCGCTCGGGACCGCGACGAAGCCGTCGCCGGCGTTCATCGCCGGCGCCATGCTCCCCGTCGCGACGTAGCCGAGCAGGATCGGCTGGCCCAGCAGTTGTCCGAGCACGAGCGAGAGGGCCACCAGCGCGAGGAGTGCGGTCGCGGCCCGCGAGAGGGCGGTGCGAGCGGTCATCGCGTCGACCCCGGTGCGATCGTCGCAGCGTTCGGCCGCGTATCGTTACGCACGGCGCCGCGTCACCCCCAGCAGGAGGAACACCCCGACGGCGGCCGGGGGCAGGACCGCGGCGCCCGCGCTCGGCGGCAACTCGCGGACGCCCGTCGGGACCGCGCTCCGGTCCCCGACCGTCACCGACCCCGCGGGGTCGCCGTCGACGGCCACCTCGTACGTCCCGGGGTCGTCGAGACGCCGCTCGAACGCCACCCGGGTCTCCTCGCCGGGATCGAGTTCGATCCGCTCCGTCTCGACGACGACGGTACCGACGGCGAACTCGACGTCGGTCTCGCCCGTCGCGTTGCCGACGTTCCCGACCGTCGCCTCCGCCCGGACGGGTTCGCCCGGTTCGATCCGCGCCGATTCGAGGCCGACGTCCCGCACCTCGAACGCGGGCGCGGGTTCGCCCGACGGCCGGACGATCACCGTCTGGGTCGCGCCCGTCGATCCGATCTTCACCTTCCCCACCTCGTCTACCGTGCGCTCGAACGTGACCGTCCGCGTCCCGCCGGCCCCGACGACGACCCGCTCGGTGTCGACGACGAGTCCGTCGACGACGAGTTCGGCGGTCGTGCTCCCGTCCCCGTCGCCGCGATTCTCGTAGGTCTGGGTGACGGTGACGGCGTCGCCCACGGGGAGTTCGGTCGGGGAAACGGTGGTGTCGACGTGGTGGATGTCGGGGTCGCCGACGGCGTCCCCGTCTCCCGCCACGGCGACGACGGTGAACGTCTCGGTTCCCCCGGTTGCGACGTGGGTGTCGATCGAGACGCCGACGGAGACGGTTTCGCCGGCGGCGAGTTCGACGGGATTCGAGTCGTTGATCTCGTCGGTCGGGTCGCCGTCGGCGTAGAACGTGACGCCGTCGACCTCCGCCTCGATCCACGCGGACCTCGACTCGTCGGTCGTGATCGTGAACACGTCGTCGAACTCGGAGTTTGCTCGGTCGTTTACCCGATCGAACTGCAACTCGATTTCGCCGTCCGAGACGGCGACGAACTCGCCGTTCGGCCCGCTGTGGGGGGCTATACCGACGCCGGCGGTCGGTTCGTCGACCGGCGTCGCTCCGGTGGGAACCGCGAGACCGACGGCGAGTGCTCCCGCCAGCAGAACGAACGCGACGATGGAGATTGCGGCCCGGGGCATGCGTCTGGACGGAACTCGCGTGTCTGGCGCGACTCGAATAGACGGGGGTCAGTTCGCTATCAGCGTGAGCGTCCCCCCGTCTTTGTCGGCCTCACCGGCGGAGTCGGTCGTTCTCCTCCCGGTTCGGACGGTCGCGTTCACGTCGACGGTGGCGCCGTCGGACAGCGTGTACTGGTCGCCGCTCCCGTCGTCGTCGGCCAGGGACAGTTGGACCTCCGAACGGACGTTCCCGCTGCCGTCCGTTTCGACGACGACGGTCGTCGTGGCAGTTTGGTCGCCGCTCCCGTCGTCGAACCCGACGGTTATCGGACTTCCGTCGGCAGTATTGTTCGCAAGCGTCAGGATCCCGTCGACTACGGTCTCTGCGTCGTCGTTGAATCCATCGCCGGTGCTCGAATCCCCGAGGTCGATTTCGGCCGCGTCCCCCGAGTCGGAGCCATCGGCCGCGTACGGGCCGTTCACGCTGATGCCGAGGTAGGCGCTCCGGTCGCCGACGGTCTCGACGGTTACGGTCCGATCCGCCTGCACCCGACTGAACGCGCCCGATCCCAGCACCGCGCCGCCGCCGGCGACGATCGTTCCCAGTCCGAGCAACACGTTGCGTCTGTTCATTCTCATCGTGTATCACCGATCGATCCGTCCGCCGGCCGTAGGCGTCGATTACGGCCAGCGGACGGCTCCTGTGCCATTCCTGCCGCCCACCCCCTTTGTATTGAGTAGCTGGAACGTCCGAAGGGTCGGCCGTACCGCCGTTCAAGCCTCGTCTGAACCGCGTCCGGCGAGCCGATCGCCCCTCCCGGCCGCAGAACCGCGCCTGAGCCACTCTACCGCCCGCTGGCGGCAACAAGCGTTATATGTCAGGCGAACGTTCAGTAACGAACGACGGACGTTCTGATGGGGACCAAAAGCGAGGGACGTACGGACCGAGGGAAGGTCTTCGACCTGCTCAGTAACCACCGGCGACGGTACGTGATCCACTACTGCAAACGCGAGGACGACCCGGTCGAACTCGGGGACCTCGCCGAGCACGTCGCGGCGTGGGAACTGGACAAGACGGTCGAGGAACTCACGTCGGCGGAGCGAAAGCGCGTCTACACGGCCCTCCAGCAGACCCACCTCCCGACGCTCGAACGCGCGGAGATGATCGAGTTCGACGACCGGACGATCGAACTGACCGAGAACGCCGAACACCTCGACGTGTACCTCGACGTCGTCCCCGACGACTCGATCCCGTGGGGGGTGTACTACCTCGGGCTGTCGACGGTCGCGGTTGCGGTGCTGGCGGGGCTGTGGCTCGGGTGGCTCCCGACGGAGACGGTCCCGACGCTCGGCTGGGCGACCGCCGTCGTCGCGCTGTTCGCGAGTTCGGCCGTCGTCCACGTGGTCCAGAACCGACGGATGCGCCTCGGCGAGGT
The Salinilacihabitans rarus DNA segment above includes these coding regions:
- a CDS encoding CARDB domain-containing protein; the encoded protein is MPRAAISIVAFVLLAGALAVGLAVPTGATPVDEPTAGVGIAPHSGPNGEFVAVSDGEIELQFDRVNDRANSEFDDVFTITTDESRSAWIEAEVDGVTFYADGDPTDEINDSNPVELAAGETVSVGVSIDTHVATGGTETFTVVAVAGDGDAVGDPDIHHVDTTVSPTELPVGDAVTVTQTYENRGDGDGSTTAELVVDGLVVDTERVVVGAGGTRTVTFERTVDEVGKVKIGSTGATQTVIVRPSGEPAPAFEVRDVGLESARIEPGEPVRAEATVGNVGNATGETDVEFAVGTVVVETERIELDPGEETRVAFERRLDDPGTYEVAVDGDPAGSVTVGDRSAVPTGVRELPPSAGAAVLPPAAVGVFLLLGVTRRRA
- a CDS encoding DUF5305 domain-containing protein; protein product: MIDSPRLELLIAERGRTLVVALALVGLVSAASAGWVVATPETTTATQERTAETVETEVHTSAVVVEDGLWEAGESLEESSVYLTNATPTLTLTPETAVPSDDAAVTHELAVRYEAVRDGETFWEDRDVVLREEAPVEDGLARSEAALDVREVVDRTREVESELRGVGTVEVSLALRVAYDTGANEGALTATSPLRVGADAYWLEESLADDEDHPETVEVEVTETPSPLRVGGLAALAAVSLAGAAFVARRSPADPEAARRAVHERRYAEWISRGTIPMRIGDHHVALDTLEDVVDVAIDTGERVVHDRQRDLFAVVSDDVVYYYAERGNWKETAWPETNTEAKPPEDDDRPPEGTPASPDGRPDDDLGCPDR
- a CDS encoding helix-turn-helix domain-containing protein; translation: MEETDGEEISDLPPSAKLVFKVLEYDGPLTQKQIVEESMLSARTVRYALERLGEIGVVDENIYFADARQSLYRIDDPVAADGSGVEESGANKDACCAE
- a CDS encoding S26 family signal peptidase — encoded protein: MTARTALSRAATALLALVALSLVLGQLLGQPILLGYVATGSMAPAMNAGDGFVAVPSALAGPVEGGDVVVFDAATLHDGGLTTHRVVGETDGGYVTKGDANPVTDQDGGEAAVAEGQIVAVALQANGEVVTIPHLGTAVMAAHEGLEAAADALAAPVGVTAAFEGDDAGAVLIGLGVALLGLGLLFDSGARRETRRTRGRENVLAFRTTLALVLVVLVTFATAAMVVPSGTTEYGLVGAGEPTDDPQVVPPGETGELSRTIDNAGYLPVVTVLEPESDGVAVEPEVLRVGIRDEAAATVTLAAPAEPGEYVRHVGEYRYLAVLPAWLLACLHAIHPFVAIAAVDAVIVGVAAAVVVALFGSSDLRVRRPGGDVPLSIRIARKLRNRR
- a CDS encoding PINc/VapC family ATPase — translated: MNVVPDTSVVIDGRVSAAIDDGQYEGATVSVPEAVVAELEAQANDGIDTGWEGLEELQRLADLAEEGVVELEYVGSRPSAIERGHASEGEVDALIRDLAEDLDATFVTSDVVQAEVARAKGLDVDYISPERRRVGELAIEDFFDDETMSVHLKTDAVPMAKRGALGAMRYEPIDDEPMAEATVDEYAREIVDGAREASGGFIELSEPGMKIVQFRDYRIAIARPPFSDGIEITAVRPIAQTDIEDYDHADELKERLLERQRGVLISGSPGAGKSTFAQSVARYLSEHDYAVKTMEKPRDLQVGPEITQYTELGGRMEKTADALLMVRPDYTIYDEVRKTDDFEVFADMRLAGVGMIGVVHATRPIDALQRLVGRVELGMIPQVVDTVVFIEAGEVDTVYDVHTEVKVPAGLTEEDLARPVILVTDFETGEPAYEIYTFNRQVVTVPLTDEDGERESGVDRIAKGEIEREIRSIARGYVDVHLKGKDRAVVYVEEDDISSVIGKGGGRIQDVENRLGIDIDVRTHDENPHYGTGGGSNAGGASASAGGSGQMVTPEITSRHIVIPVDGHHGETVEVQAGDDYLFTATVSRGGEIQVSRGSAIADELEQAIDRKQPITVVSS
- a CDS encoding DUF7344 domain-containing protein, which codes for MGTKSEGRTDRGKVFDLLSNHRRRYVIHYCKREDDPVELGDLAEHVAAWELDKTVEELTSAERKRVYTALQQTHLPTLERAEMIEFDDRTIELTENAEHLDVYLDVVPDDSIPWGVYYLGLSTVAVAVLAGLWLGWLPTETVPTLGWATAVVALFASSAVVHVVQNRRMRLGEVERPP